From a region of the Daphnia magna isolate NIES linkage group LG1, ASM2063170v1.1, whole genome shotgun sequence genome:
- the LOC116926822 gene encoding protein pygopus, whose amino-acid sequence MESSHVGGSSATNNNSNARSSPLGLRTLTDLIPAAGRLSPVPFYRVANSRSQQETKASTSPSRKRARLASGGGGAVVMGSGGGGGESRTTPSPPLLSAPQPVVAPSPHPRERENHNPHVGGPGVPGDRERRRHSSRSSARCVPSPHLRRCRYRDGNGGTSASSGGQRPGAGPSQHHHQQQQPQQLSPGNSGSNNVSGGSNNNGGSGGNGQQLAAQSVAVAAAAAAAAAALHSASSHHNNPGMVLDLSQVPVSIPVNLPPQLNSLYSAAAAAAAAAAVAAHGPGNHGNHGPLPPHCTSASSGGGSSGNGGGGGGGGGGGPHHHMSQNPNCHQQVHHQALYGCTGGHQHHLPASTQLHQLASCLPPPPPPPAPHQHHQHHPHHHPYTPIYHHHHHHPHHHHHHHHQLAGHPLAGPSQGHQPLQVTSLGVGIGVGVGVGVGVGMVQPAHNQPPFAHVPPPTLLQQRTAESDYRRAAAAAIAAAVGPSPYPQPGSYNAMPHNPAASSSTSSSSTSYGHVRQQQQQQHQHQHQQLSLHHQQSLSSLASSGGGRLSLNNQGGYTITGHSNPAANQNHPGLNQLQGHPFFVHDSLLHHHHHHHHHQQQQQQQQRLRRSRQNNNNNNNNNNNNGMMAAGSSNSGSAAGSSSLGASSSSSASIAAVAANAATVASMSAAAAAAAARRVWRSGPTTVPPPYPGFLLSFLAMLSNPPLNYGPDLGAASADPVETENYEALLNLAERLGEAKPRGLARTQIDQLPSYRFSGEIEEGGQSTCVICMCEFETRQTLRVLPCSHEYHAKCIDKWLKSNRTCPICRGDASEFFHSLE is encoded by the exons ATGGAGTCTTCCCACGTCGGAGGGTCGTCTGCGACCAACAATAACAGCAATGCCCGGTCGTCTCCTCTCGGGCTTCGAACTCTGACTG ATTTGATTCCAGCAGCTGGTAGGCTGAGTCCCGTCCCATTCTATCGCGTTGCCAATTCAAGATCTCAGCAAGAAACCAAG GCGAGTACGAGTCCCAGTAGAAAAAGAGCTCGACTGGCCTCGGGAGGTGGAGGGGCGGTCGTGATGGGTAGCGGCGGTGGAGGGGGTGAGTCTCGCACTACGCCGTCCCCGCCACTCTTATCGGCGCCTCAGCCCGTTGTTGCACCATCGCCCCATCCCAGGGAGCGTGAGAATCACAATCCGCACGTTGGAGGTCCTGGCGTTCCTGGAGATCGCGAACGACGGAGGCATTCATCTAGAAGTTCTGCCCGTTGCGTCCCCAG TCCGCATTTGAGACGGTGCCGGTACCGTGATGGCAACGGTGGAACTAGCGCTTCTAGCGGCGGTCAGAGACCAGGAGCTGGCCCGTCTCAACACCATCACCAACAGCAACAACCACAACAACTCTCGCCCGGCAACAGCGGCTCCAACAACGTATCGGGTGGCAGCAATAACAACGGAGGCAGCGGCGGTAACGGCCAGCAGCTCGCAGCCCAATCGGTGGCGGTGGCAGCAGCGGCAGCGGCGGCCGCAGCCGCCCTTCATTCGGCTTCCTCCCATCACAACAACCCGGGAATGGTGCTCGACTTGAGCCAG GTTCCTGTTTCGATTCCGGTCAACTTACCACCTCAGTTGAATTCATTGTATTCGGCGGCAGCAGCGGCCGCAGCGGCAGCGGCTGTGGCGGCCCACGGACCCGGTAACCACGGCAATCACGGTCCGCTGCCTCCTCATTGCACGAGCGCCAGTAGTGGAGGTGGTAGTAGCGGCAACGGTGGTGGTGGCGGCggcggaggaggaggaggccCGCATCATCACATGTCCCAGAATCCCAATTGCCATCAGCAAGTCCATCATCAAGCTCTGTACGGTTGCACTGGCGGCCACCAGCACCACCTGCCGGCCTCTACGCAACTCCACCAGCTGGCCTCATGCTTGCCTCCTCCTCCGCCTCCGCCTGCTCCGCACCAGCATCATCAACACCACCCGCACCATCACCCCTACACACCGATTTACCATCACCACCATCACCATCCGCACCACCACCATCACCACCACCATCAGCTGGCTGGCCATCCTTTGGCCGGTCCGTCACAGGGCCATCAGCCTTTACAAGTTACCTCGCTCGGCGTAGGTATCGGTGTTGGCGTCGGGGTGGGAGTCGGCGTCGGTATGGTCCAACCAGCTCACAACCAACCGCCCTTTGCTCACGTTCCCCCGCCAACTTTGCTCCAGCAGCGGACAGCAGAATCGGACTATCGACGAGCTGCCGCAGCCGCCATCGCTGCAGCCGTCGGTCCATCCCCCTACCCTCAACCTGGATCCTATAATGCCATGCCTCACAATCCTGCAGCTTCCTCTTCAACTTCCTCTTCTTCAACCTCCTACGGCCATGTACgccaacagcaacaacagcagcaccAGCACCAGCACCAACAGCTTTCCCTCCATCATCAACAATCTCTATCGTCTTTGGCCTCCAGCGGAGGAGGACGATTGTCGCTCAACAATCAAGGGGGGTACACCATTACCGGCCATTCGAATCCAGCTGCCAATCAGAACCATCCGGGTCTTAATCAATTGCAAGGCCATCCGTTCTTTGTCCACGATAGTCTcctccatcatcatcaccatcaccaccaccatcagcagcagcaacagcaacaacaacgtTTACGAAGGAGTCgccaaaacaacaacaacaacaataacaataataataacaatggAATGATGGCTGCTGGAAGCAGTAATTCCGGCTCGGCTGCAGGTTCGTCCTCATTAGGAGCTTCGTCTTCATCCAGCGCATCCATCGCGGCAGTAGCTGCCAATGCCGCCACGGTGGCATCCATGTCGGCTGCCGCCGCAGCTGCAGCTGCTAGAAGAGTATGGCGATCAGGGCCGACAACCGTCCCACCTCCGTATCCTGGATTCCTCCTCTCGTTCTT ggCAATGCTGTCTAATCCGCCGTTGAATTATGGACCGGATTTGGGGGCAGCGTCTGCTGATCCTGTCGAAACCGAAAACTACGAAGCTCTTCTAAATCTGG ccGAACGGTTGGGTGAAGCCAAACCCCGAGGGTTGGCCCGCACGCAGATCGATCAACTACCGTCGTATCGATTTTCCGGCGAGATCGAAGAAGGTGGCCAGAGCACTTGCGTCATTTGCATGTGCGAATTCGAAACTCGTCAGACGCTTCGCGTTTTGCCGTGCAGCCACGAATATCACGCCAAATGCATCGACAAATGGCTTAAG TCGAATCGTACCTGCCCCATTTGTCGTGGCGATGCATCGGAGTTCTTTCACAGCCTGGAATAG
- the LOC116931726 gene encoding protein regulator of cytokinesis 1 isoform X1, producing the protein MSVDKAFEEEFLREGTEVLKHVIPKMVQIWKQLGFPTAKIQERFRTAVSHNKELWDSMLEEEQNNKKKIVSTIDRLGRQHHQLCKELGTHYREFGDEIPLLEMEKLLQETLAGLNKEKEERMKSVRALFHEEDKLSARLNVGPCSLNRDRIPTSDQFNMLQELVSKLKMEVVTRQVQFVTLRDSIKNSMAELEMSARSSFEMDLLVSDPQSISLSDADMNKIKEIQQGLVSRIEKNKRKTADLWSVIETLWERLNIETDVREIFHMQNRGSAPSTITSLERELTRLEELKRQNIERFIHAVRQDLISWWDRCYVSDAERRNFTPFYAEIYTEDLLELHEAQVEKYKELHTTNKDIFQKVLHRENLWKRMEDIEARGRDPSRLFGNRGCALLQEEKERTKIMKELPRVEAQLTELLNNYERTHGHVLQINGQDYRQVVVNQWVLYEEQKENEKLQRQRERADKLVEEAKGGAKPNTPMKRRLGTTAIRTQMESPKAKQRKLLMPSTAPQQRLGPGRRILTEAMVNQLPQGTPSDHDASVMSTYSVFTETLQKARQAKCVNSTVLMESTPSSSRGNATPMTAPHRRSTRLAAGATPTLTPQSVRTHHPMFRRSKSHSIMPAPLSTKLTPARSTPKLAIHKRPFLL; encoded by the exons ATGTCTGTTGACAA AGCGTTCGAGGAGGAATTTTTAAGAGAAGGTACAGAAGTATTAAAGCATGTGATTCCAAAAATGGTGCAAATATGGAAGCAACTGGGCTTCCCTACAGCTAAAATACAGGAAAGGTTTAGGACAGCAGTTTCCCATAACAAG GAACTTTGGGATTCCATGCTTGAAGAAgagcaaaataataagaaaaaaattgtcagCACCATTGACCGTCTGGGAAGGCAACATCATCAGCTCTGCAAGGAATTGGGCACACATTATAGAGAATTTGGTGATGAAATCCCTCTTTTAGAGATGGAGAAATTGCTCCAAGAAACCCTAGCTGGActcaataaagaaaaagaagaaagaatgaaGTCTGTAAGAGCTTTGTTTCACGAAGAAGATAAGCTATCTGCAAGGCTGAATGTGGGTCCTTGTTCATTGAATCGAGATCGCATCCCTACATCTGATCAATTTAACATGTTACAGGAGTTAGTTAGCAAACTTAAGATGGAAGTTGTTACTAG GCAAGTGCAGTTTGTTACGTTGAGGGACTCCATCAAAAATTCTATGGCAGAGTTGGAGATGTCGGCCCGTTCCTCATTTGAAATGGATCTCCTCGTAAGCGATCCCCAAAGCATTTCCTTGTCAGATGCTGACATGAACAAAATAAAG GAAATACAGCAGGGATTGGTTTCacgaattgaaaaaaataagcGGAAAACGGCTGATCTTTGGTCTGTCATTGAAACTTTATGGGAACGGTTGAACATTGAAACAGACGTTCGGGAAATTTTTCACATGCAAAATCGAGGTTCTGCACCTTCGACTATTACCTCG CTTGAGCGGGAATTGACCCGCCTGGAAGAGTTAAAACGACAGAACATTGAACGTTTTATTCACGCTGTCAGACAAGATTTGATTAGCTGGTGGGATCGGTGCTATGTCTCCGACGCTGAACGCCGTAACTTTACACCTTTTTATGCTGAAATTTACACGGAAGATCTGCTAGAGCTCCACGAAGCTCAAGTGGAAAAATACAAGGAGCTTCACACAACAAATAAAGACATTTTCCAAAAG GTGCTCCATCGTGAAAACCTATGGAAGAGGATGGAGGATATTGAAGCCCGGGGAAGGGATCCGTCTAGGCTGTTTGGCAATAGGGGCTGTGCCCTCCTCCAAGAAGAGAAAGAGCGCACAAAGATAATGAAG GAACTTCCTCGTGTTGAGGCGCAGCTAACGGAATTATTGAATAACTATGAGCGGACTCATGGTCATGTGTTGCAAATTAACGGCCAGGACTACCGCCAAGTAGTTGTCAACCAGTGGGTTCTGTATGAAGagcagaaagaaaatgagaagCTCCAGCGG CAAAGAGAGCGTGCCGATAAATTGGTAGAAGAGGCAAAAGGTGGGGCCAAACCGAACACCCCAATGAAGCGCCGTTTGGGAACTACCGCCATTCGAACCCAAATGGAATCGCCCAAAGCGAAACAAAGGAAGCTGTTGATGCCATCG ACGGCTCCTCAGCAACGTCTGGGACCAGGTCGACGTATCCTGACAGAAGCAATGGTTAATCAGCTTCCACAGGGAACACCGAGTGATCATGACGCCTCGGTCATGTCGACTTACTCGGTATTTACT GAGACTTTACAAAAAGCCAGGCAGGCGAAATGCGTAAATTCGACAGTGCTGATGGAGAGCACGCCATCTTCTAGTCGAGGGAATGCTACGCCCATGACTGCTCCGCACCGTCGTAGTACACGTTTGGCTGCGGGGGCAACTCCGACATTGACCCCCCAATCTGTACGAACCCATCATCCAATGTTTCGTCGTTCGAAATCCCATTCTATCATGCCTGCTCCTCTCTCCACCAAGCTAACCCCTGCCAGATCCACCCCCAAACTTGCAATTCACAAGCGCCCATTCCTTTTGTAA
- the LOC116931736 gene encoding proline-rich nuclear receptor coactivator 2, with product MVTAKSSLNGGVRRGGRACSSSTGNPIEDMAISSQSNTATTPNRASRTPPAQPIAIPDSGARRRYGSPRSVQSGSPRSHSYASSKSSPNRASPSTNGLFYAGAKFSEAPAAASLPKPPSHWTTTNSTYHKEQFQEISNQLKMLLNIKA from the coding sequence ATGGTTACTGCCAAGAGTAGCCTTAACGGTGGAGTTAGACGGGGAGGCCGTGCTTGCTCGAGTTCTACGGGCAATCCCATAGAGGACATGGCCATTTCAAGCCAATCCAATACGGCTACAACACCCAACAGGGCCAGCAGAACACCTCCTGCTCAGCCCATTGCCATTCCTGATTCAGGTGCTAGAAGACGCTATGGTTCACCAAGAAGTGTCCAGTCTGGTAGCCCCCGTTCTCACTCTTATGCCTCTTCCAAATCAAGCCCCAATCGAGCATCACCATCTACTAATGGGCTTTTCTATGCGGGCGCCAAGTTCAGTGAGGCTCCAGCGGCGGCCAGTCTTCCTAAACCTCCATCTCACTGGACCACTACAAATTCAACATACCACAAAGAGCAGTTCCAAGAAATATCCAATCAGTTGAAGATGCTTCTCAACATTAaggcctaa
- the LOC116931726 gene encoding protein regulator of cytokinesis 1 isoform X2 produces the protein MSVDKAFEEEFLREGTEVLKHVIPKMVQIWKQLGFPTAKIQERFRTAVSHNKELWDSMLEEEQNNKKKIVSTIDRLGRQHHQLCKELGTHYREFGDEIPLLEMEKLLQETLAGLNKEKEERMKSVRALFHEEDKLSARLNVGPCSLNRDRIPTSDQFNMLQELVSKLKMEVVTRQVQFVTLRDSIKNSMAELEMSARSSFEMDLLVSDPQSISLSDADMNKIKEIQQGLVSRIEKNKRKTADLWSVIETLWERLNIETDVREIFHMQNRGSAPSTITSLERELTRLEELKRQNIERFIHAVRQDLISWWDRCYVSDAERRNFTPFYAEIYTEDLLELHEAQVEKYKELHTTNKDIFQKVLHRENLWKRMEDIEARGRDPSRLFGNRGCALLQEEKERTKIMKELPRVEAQLTELLNNYERTHGHVLQINGQDYRQVVVNQWVLYEEQKENEKLQRQRERADKLVEEAKGGAKPNTPMKRRLGTTAIRTQMESPKAKQRKLLMPSTAPQQRLGPGRRILTEAMVNQLPQGTPSDHDASVMSTYSVFTENIAARIQGASSPNQNY, from the exons ATGTCTGTTGACAA AGCGTTCGAGGAGGAATTTTTAAGAGAAGGTACAGAAGTATTAAAGCATGTGATTCCAAAAATGGTGCAAATATGGAAGCAACTGGGCTTCCCTACAGCTAAAATACAGGAAAGGTTTAGGACAGCAGTTTCCCATAACAAG GAACTTTGGGATTCCATGCTTGAAGAAgagcaaaataataagaaaaaaattgtcagCACCATTGACCGTCTGGGAAGGCAACATCATCAGCTCTGCAAGGAATTGGGCACACATTATAGAGAATTTGGTGATGAAATCCCTCTTTTAGAGATGGAGAAATTGCTCCAAGAAACCCTAGCTGGActcaataaagaaaaagaagaaagaatgaaGTCTGTAAGAGCTTTGTTTCACGAAGAAGATAAGCTATCTGCAAGGCTGAATGTGGGTCCTTGTTCATTGAATCGAGATCGCATCCCTACATCTGATCAATTTAACATGTTACAGGAGTTAGTTAGCAAACTTAAGATGGAAGTTGTTACTAG GCAAGTGCAGTTTGTTACGTTGAGGGACTCCATCAAAAATTCTATGGCAGAGTTGGAGATGTCGGCCCGTTCCTCATTTGAAATGGATCTCCTCGTAAGCGATCCCCAAAGCATTTCCTTGTCAGATGCTGACATGAACAAAATAAAG GAAATACAGCAGGGATTGGTTTCacgaattgaaaaaaataagcGGAAAACGGCTGATCTTTGGTCTGTCATTGAAACTTTATGGGAACGGTTGAACATTGAAACAGACGTTCGGGAAATTTTTCACATGCAAAATCGAGGTTCTGCACCTTCGACTATTACCTCG CTTGAGCGGGAATTGACCCGCCTGGAAGAGTTAAAACGACAGAACATTGAACGTTTTATTCACGCTGTCAGACAAGATTTGATTAGCTGGTGGGATCGGTGCTATGTCTCCGACGCTGAACGCCGTAACTTTACACCTTTTTATGCTGAAATTTACACGGAAGATCTGCTAGAGCTCCACGAAGCTCAAGTGGAAAAATACAAGGAGCTTCACACAACAAATAAAGACATTTTCCAAAAG GTGCTCCATCGTGAAAACCTATGGAAGAGGATGGAGGATATTGAAGCCCGGGGAAGGGATCCGTCTAGGCTGTTTGGCAATAGGGGCTGTGCCCTCCTCCAAGAAGAGAAAGAGCGCACAAAGATAATGAAG GAACTTCCTCGTGTTGAGGCGCAGCTAACGGAATTATTGAATAACTATGAGCGGACTCATGGTCATGTGTTGCAAATTAACGGCCAGGACTACCGCCAAGTAGTTGTCAACCAGTGGGTTCTGTATGAAGagcagaaagaaaatgagaagCTCCAGCGG CAAAGAGAGCGTGCCGATAAATTGGTAGAAGAGGCAAAAGGTGGGGCCAAACCGAACACCCCAATGAAGCGCCGTTTGGGAACTACCGCCATTCGAACCCAAATGGAATCGCCCAAAGCGAAACAAAGGAAGCTGTTGATGCCATCG ACGGCTCCTCAGCAACGTCTGGGACCAGGTCGACGTATCCTGACAGAAGCAATGGTTAATCAGCTTCCACAGGGAACACCGAGTGATCATGACGCCTCGGTCATGTCGACTTACTCGGTATTTACT GAAAACATTGCTGCTCGTATACAGGGTGCCAGCTCGCCAAACCAAAACTATTGA